One genomic window of Camelina sativa cultivar DH55 chromosome 5, Cs, whole genome shotgun sequence includes the following:
- the LOC104784838 gene encoding UPF0481 protein At3g47200-like, with the protein MGDLEQGIQLAKEDEAGTGNVGRWSEGFHDQWVPKHGTAEKAKVIISSKTKPTKPDSCSESAEISGIWPSLFSKEYCCIYRVPNRLRRVNPDAYTPQMLLIGPLQHSKKAKALELSKTDLRYLDYMNMELHKKKYLNAIANKYGKKIVDDLSSIIKTNERFIRESYAESTEWINSQEFVEMLLLDSVFILGFFIQTGTTRNINKKGEILFHEEDILFQEPCLITTILEDLILLENQLPYALLEELSEQFFSNLETRETFRDIILRAFRLEGEVKEGMNFRHFTDLFRRVRVETLCLTKEQIKSAKAKPPESIKSLHNADKLDSAGVDFALPDKKNDLSLVITFERGILKIPCFLADDNTERVMRNLMALEQCHYPLTAYVCNYIAFLDFLIDTDQDVELLVKKGVVKNWLGHQGSVAEMVNKLCLGLVDFGSHYYNIAERLNKHYESRLNRSIATLRRVYFKDLWTGTATVAAVVILVLTLIGTVASVLQVVQKDDKSSPPPAPSRGT; encoded by the exons ATGGGGGATCTAGAACAAGGAATACAACTAGCCAAGGAGGATGAAGCTGGAACTGGTAACGTGGGTAGATGGAGTGAAGGATTTCATGATCAATGGGTTCCTAAACACGGAACAGCTGAGAAAGCAAAGGTTATTATTTCGTCCAAGACTAAACCGACTAAACCGGATTCTTGCTCTGAATCAGCTGAGATTTCCGGTATATGGCCTTCTTTGTTTAGCAAAGAGTACTGTTGCATCTATAGAGTGCCAAACCGGCTACGGAGAGTGAACCCAGACGCATACACTCCTCAGATGCTTCTCATTGGTCCACTTCAACATTCTAAGAAAGCTAAAGCCCTTGAGCTCTCCAAAACCGATTTAAG ATATCTGGACTATATGAACATGGAGCTTCACAAGAAGAAGTACCTTAATgctattgcaaataaatatgGGAAGaaaattgttgatgatttgaGTTCAATCATAAAAACGAATGAAAGATTTATAAGAGAAAGCTACGCCGAATCAACGGAATGGATAAATTCCCAAGAGTTCGTGGAAATGTTACTCCTCGACTCGGTGTTCATACTAGGGTTCTTCATTCAGACCGGAACTACTCGAAACATCAACAAGAAAGGAGAAATTCTTTTCCATGAAGAAGACATTCTTTTCCAGGAGCCTTGTCTTATAACCACTATTTTAGAAGACCTAATCTTGCTCGAGAACCAACTCCCTTATGCCCTTTTAGAGGAACTCTCCGAACAATTTTTCTCAAATCTTGAAACCAGGGAAACGTTCCGTGACATTATCCTTCGAGCGTTTAGGTTGGAAGGAGAGGTCAAAGAAGGAATGAATTTCCGACATTTTACAGATTTGTTTCGACGTGTCCGTGTGGAAacactttgtttgacaaaagaacaaATCAAAAGCGCAAAGGCTAAGCCACCGGAGAGCATAAAGAGTCTTCACAACGCAGACAAACTAGACAGTGCGGGAGTAGATTTTGCGCTTCCTGATAAGAAAAACGATTTATCATTGGTTATTACTTTCGAACGAGGAATCTTGAAAATACCTTGTTTCTTAGCGGACGACAACACCGAGAGGGTTATGAGGAACTTAATGGCACTCGAGCAATGCCATTACCCTCTCACTGCTTATGTTTGTAACTACATCGCCTTCTTGGATTTTCTCATTGACACCGATCAAGACGTTGAATTGCTCGTCAAGAAAG GAGTTGTAAAGAACTGGTTAGGACATCAAGGGTCGGTGGCGGAAATGGTGAACAAGCTATGTTTAGGGCTTGTGGATTTTGGATCTCACTATTACAATATAGCCGAAAGACTCAACAAACACTACGAGAGTCGTCTCAATAGATCCATCGCCACACTCCGGCGAGTTTactttaaagatctttggaccGGAACTGCCACCGTTGCCGCCGTCGTTATCCTTGTGTTGACTTTGATTGGGACGGTGGCTTCCGTTCTCCAAGTGGTGCAGAAGGACGATAAATCTTCGCCGCCTCCAGCTCCGTCCCGAGGAACATAG
- the LOC104784839 gene encoding uncharacterized protein LOC104784839, protein MSTSAGSRIMSLGEPFVPANEPRSLFLTFSNGFPLSEDQIFEFFDSWFPMCVEDVFVNRPVAARKLGKNDLFGKVIFRYFTIPNIVLGPYEKVGFSVYGRPMYCRRFETRRPKADNASAAHRDRRE, encoded by the exons ATGAGTACTTCGGCAGGATCTAGGATCATGTCATTAGGAGAGCCGTTTGTGCCGGCAAATGAACCCCGTTCTCTATTCCTCACGTTTTCCAATGGCTTTCCCCTCTCAGAAGACCAGATCTTCGAATTCTTCGACAG cTGGTTTCCAATGTGCGTGGAGGACGTGTTTGTGAACAGACCAGTGGCAGCAAGGAAGCTGGGTAAGAATGATTTGTTTGGGAAAGTGATATTCAGGTATTTTACCATACCAAACATTGTGCTGGGGCCTTATGAGAAGGTTGGCTTTTCCGTCTATGGGCGTCCTATGTACTGCAGAAGGTTTGAAACCCGGAGGCCAAAAGCAGACAATGCATCAGCAGCCCACCGTGATCGTCGTGAGTGA